In Halarcobacter bivalviorum, a genomic segment contains:
- the rpiB gene encoding ribose 5-phosphate isomerase B, whose amino-acid sequence MKYFIAADHAGIDFKAFVKELFEKKGHEVIDLGPNTKDRVDYPDFAAKLCKEVLANEGSKGILICGSGIGMSMAANKFDGIRAALCHNEYSAKMAREHNDANVICLGERVSGYGMIEAIIDAWDSSSFEGGRHEGRVEKINALFGSCRV is encoded by the coding sequence ATGAAATACTTTATTGCAGCAGACCATGCTGGTATTGATTTTAAAGCTTTTGTAAAAGAACTTTTTGAAAAGAAAGGTCACGAGGTAATCGATTTAGGACCAAATACAAAAGATAGAGTTGATTATCCAGATTTTGCAGCTAAATTATGTAAAGAAGTATTAGCAAATGAAGGAAGCAAAGGAATTTTAATTTGTGGTTCTGGTATTGGAATGTCTATGGCAGCTAATAAATTTGATGGAATTAGAGCTGCACTTTGTCACAATGAATATTCTGCAAAAATGGCAAGAGAACACAATGATGCAAATGTAATTTGTTTAGGGGAGAGAGTTTCTGGATATGGAATGATTGAAGCTATCATTGATGCATGGGATTCTTCTTCTTTTGAAGGTGGAAGACATGAAGGAAGAGTTGAAAAAATCAACGCTTTATTTGGTTCTTGTAGAGTATAA
- a CDS encoding GNAT family N-acetyltransferase: MKISRASKEDIKRLFEIENSLFKDDIFALKLSSFYYHIKSSIIYKVKIGETVGYILWLKRKNFFRLYSLAILDKYQGLGLASSLIEYSLKNLEKKPLQLEVRISNKKAIMLYKKFGFKEVKILKEYYKDEDGVLMRLER, from the coding sequence ATGAAAATAAGTAGAGCTAGTAAAGAGGATATAAAAAGACTTTTTGAGATTGAAAATAGTCTCTTTAAAGATGATATTTTTGCTTTAAAACTTAGTTCTTTTTATTATCATATAAAAAGTAGTATTATCTATAAAGTAAAAATAGGCGAAACCGTAGGCTATATCCTTTGGTTAAAAAGGAAAAACTTTTTTCGTCTATATTCTTTAGCTATTTTGGATAAATATCAAGGTTTAGGTTTAGCTAGTTCTTTAATTGAATATAGTTTAAAAAATTTAGAGAAAAAGCCTTTACAGCTTGAAGTTAGAATTTCAAATAAAAAAGCAATAATGCTTTATAAAAAGTTTGGTTTTAAAGAAGTGAAGATTTTAAAAGAGTATTATAAAGATGAAGATGGAGTATTAATGAGGCTTGAAAGATAA
- a CDS encoding DUF2156 domain-containing protein — MSTLTINNYTLKHFDLRAKEEMQNYLKQVNVNLSDYTFSGNYVWLSTATGFYAIVNDTFCLFILNSGEMSMLLPPLGKKKNTYKAILECFEIMNTHNSNRNYSKIEYVHENILEGFVDYLEEGTLIYEMLKDFIIEKKLVDYIYKVEDLIDLKGDAYKSKRNEINKFKKIYPNHRLEILDKEKHGADILNLFNKWVKDRTTYMPKEEVEVFLDGIYFERFAIKRLINDYNNLDLIGLVIYIDDEIKGFTVGENINEDTASVIIEKTDFEILGCAQFIFREFTKLLKDKYLVEYINVGDDMGFENLKKVKMSYRPNMLIPKYTIYQK; from the coding sequence ATGTCAACTTTGACAATAAACAATTATACGCTTAAACATTTTGATTTAAGAGCAAAAGAGGAAATGCAAAACTATTTAAAACAAGTAAATGTAAACCTAAGTGATTATACATTTTCTGGTAATTATGTTTGGTTATCAACAGCAACAGGTTTTTATGCTATTGTAAATGATACTTTTTGTCTTTTTATTTTAAACTCAGGTGAGATGTCAATGCTTCTTCCTCCTTTAGGGAAAAAGAAGAATACATATAAAGCGATATTAGAGTGCTTTGAAATTATGAATACACATAATAGTAATAGAAACTACTCTAAAATAGAGTATGTACATGAAAATATTCTTGAAGGTTTTGTTGATTATTTAGAAGAGGGTACTTTAATTTATGAAATGTTAAAAGACTTTATTATTGAAAAAAAGCTTGTTGATTATATCTATAAAGTAGAGGATTTAATTGATTTAAAAGGGGATGCTTATAAATCAAAAAGAAATGAGATTAATAAGTTTAAAAAGATATATCCAAATCATAGGTTAGAGATTCTTGATAAAGAAAAACATGGAGCAGATATTTTAAATCTTTTTAATAAATGGGTAAAAGATAGAACAACTTATATGCCAAAAGAAGAGGTTGAAGTATTTTTAGATGGTATCTATTTTGAAAGATTTGCAATTAAAAGATTAATAAATGATTATAATAATTTAGATTTAATTGGTTTAGTAATTTATATTGATGATGAGATAAAAGGTTTCACTGTAGGTGAAAATATAAATGAAGATACAGCTAGTGTAATCATTGAAAAAACAGATTTTGAGATTTTAGGTTGTGCACAATTTATATTTAGAGAGTTTACAAAACTTTTAAAAGATAAATATTTAGTTGAGTATATAAATGTTGGCGATGATATGGGATTTGAAAACTTAAAAAAAGTAAAAATGTCATATAGACCAAATATGTTAATTCCAAAATATACAATTTATCAAAAATGA
- a CDS encoding HD domain-containing protein, giving the protein MINPKIIDYIFSSASIQRWNDYPRMVELVELDKQAHKFIIAYFIAKLEKDINYTHLIEAGVFEFLRRVVVTDIRPDVFRNALQKRAKEINSWVIANLKDSLEEIDNGIFLQKFEEYLNNPNIYKKERFILKAASYLATRWEFSIVYQTSAFLSDIEDVKKSVDEEIEDYYELIGVRKIALNKKLAKIVDLSGRLRFQKRWAQTPRVPETSVLGHMLTVAIFSYFYSIKVNACEKRLENNFFVSLFHDLPEALTRDIITPVKYSVDDLSDIIAEYEIKKINDAILPNIPDSIHDEFCYLLGMFENHKDEFENRIYEDGEIKLVNDISKYNMDKYNAIDGVALKQCDKLSAFVEASLSISHGIKSKELVNGKKQIMKSFKEIQGVDFGAIARKIDEEFCTTGQTQVRMDFD; this is encoded by the coding sequence ATGATTAATCCCAAAATAATAGATTATATCTTTTCTTCTGCTTCTATTCAACGCTGGAATGACTACCCAAGAATGGTTGAGTTAGTTGAACTTGATAAACAAGCTCATAAATTTATTATTGCTTATTTTATAGCAAAACTTGAAAAAGATATAAACTATACTCATCTAATAGAAGCTGGTGTTTTTGAGTTCTTAAGAAGAGTTGTAGTTACTGATATTAGACCTGATGTTTTTAGAAATGCTTTACAAAAAAGAGCCAAAGAGATAAACTCTTGGGTTATTGCAAATTTAAAAGACTCATTAGAAGAGATTGATAATGGTATCTTTTTACAAAAGTTTGAAGAGTATTTAAACAATCCAAATATCTATAAAAAAGAGAGATTTATTTTAAAAGCAGCCTCTTATCTTGCTACTAGATGGGAGTTTTCTATTGTATATCAAACTTCAGCTTTCCTTTCTGATATTGAAGATGTTAAAAAAAGTGTAGATGAAGAGATTGAAGATTATTATGAATTAATTGGTGTTAGAAAGATTGCACTAAATAAAAAATTAGCAAAAATTGTTGATTTAAGTGGAAGATTAAGATTCCAAAAAAGATGGGCACAAACACCAAGAGTACCAGAAACTTCTGTTTTAGGGCATATGCTTACAGTTGCAATTTTCTCTTATTTTTATTCTATAAAAGTAAATGCTTGTGAAAAAAGATTAGAAAACAACTTCTTTGTTTCACTATTCCATGATTTACCAGAAGCTCTTACAAGAGATATTATAACACCTGTAAAATATTCAGTAGATGATTTATCAGATATTATTGCTGAATATGAAATCAAAAAAATAAATGATGCAATTTTACCAAATATTCCAGACTCTATTCATGATGAATTTTGTTATTTATTAGGTATGTTTGAAAACCATAAAGATGAATTTGAAAATAGAATTTATGAAGATGGCGAGATAAAATTAGTAAATGATATTTCAAAATATAATATGGATAAATACAATGCAATTGATGGTGTTGCTTTAAAACAATGTGATAAATTATCTGCTTTTGTTGAAGCAAGTCTATCTATCTCTCATGGAATTAAATCAAAAGAGCTAGTAAATGGTAAAAAACAGATTATGAAATCTTTTAAAGAGATTCAAGGTGTCGATTTTGGAGCTATTGCTAGAAAAATAGATGAAGAGTTTTGTACAACAGGACAAACTCAAGTTAGAATGGATTTTGACTAA
- a CDS encoding TonB-dependent receptor plug domain-containing protein: MKKIISLSMACTLSLLANETVDLPTIEVSEKINKKVVKNISKEEIKSADLAETLTKKVPSISLVRRSGIANDIILRGAKKDNINILIDESKIYGACPNRMDPATSHVLTNNIETVEVIEGPYDVENFGTLSGLVKVKTKKPTEELSGEVNLNFGSYGYKKGSFSVSGGNEHIKLLLSASKEESDQYEDGDGNDFLEQQIEKDVPYANRYKSNGLEAYEKETILTKAIFNIDDSSEVTLSYTANRSDNVLYPNTPMDADYDDSDIYTFDYTKRNLGDFSKELNLEYYYSKVDHPMSTALRNRTAGMMPPMAIMTNHMKSSIWGTKLKNKLDFANGELTVGLDTSTRNWRGRMYNSIGTVDSTSLTSTDTRNIALFSLYKKSFGALDLEVGARYDDTNIDATDSSKTDKNYNQLNGHVFSIYNIDKDTKIFAGVGKSSRVPDARELYYGATNNDLNATKNYEVDLGFEKTIGDFNIKTKLFYSRLDDYIYNTGVFENIDAKVYGTSVSGFYLINDDFTLDYGLAYQRGKKDGNYEDKDLAEIPPLKMNLALVYERDTSKFTTEVVAVDDWNNYDSTAKEQELSGYAVLNMKYDNQFHKNFNITLGVDNLFDKTYASTNTYQDVRYVETGGDRVLLNDPGRYFYVNLKYSF, translated from the coding sequence ATGAAAAAGATTATTTCTTTATCAATGGCTTGTACTTTGTCTCTTTTAGCAAATGAAACAGTTGATTTACCAACTATTGAAGTTTCTGAAAAGATAAATAAAAAAGTTGTAAAAAATATAAGTAAAGAGGAGATTAAATCAGCAGATTTAGCTGAAACACTAACAAAAAAAGTTCCTTCTATCTCTTTAGTTAGAAGAAGTGGAATTGCAAATGATATTATCTTAAGAGGTGCAAAAAAAGATAATATAAATATCTTAATAGATGAAAGTAAAATTTATGGAGCTTGCCCTAATAGAATGGATCCTGCAACTTCTCATGTATTAACAAATAACATTGAAACGGTAGAGGTTATTGAAGGTCCTTATGATGTTGAAAATTTTGGTACTTTAAGTGGTTTAGTAAAAGTAAAAACTAAAAAACCAACAGAAGAGTTATCAGGAGAGGTAAATCTTAACTTTGGAAGCTATGGATATAAAAAAGGTTCATTTTCTGTAAGTGGTGGAAATGAGCATATAAAACTATTATTATCAGCTTCAAAAGAAGAATCTGACCAGTATGAAGATGGTGATGGAAATGATTTTTTAGAACAACAAATTGAAAAAGATGTACCTTATGCAAATAGATATAAAAGCAATGGACTTGAAGCTTATGAGAAAGAGACTATTCTTACAAAAGCAATTTTTAATATTGATGATTCTTCAGAAGTAACTTTATCATATACAGCAAATAGAAGTGATAATGTTTTATATCCAAATACACCAATGGATGCCGATTATGATGACTCAGATATTTATACTTTTGATTATACAAAAAGAAACTTAGGAGATTTTTCAAAAGAGTTAAATTTAGAGTATTATTATTCAAAAGTAGACCACCCAATGAGTACTGCATTAAGAAATAGAACAGCTGGCATGATGCCTCCTATGGCTATAATGACAAATCATATGAAATCATCAATTTGGGGAACTAAACTTAAAAATAAACTTGATTTTGCAAATGGAGAGTTAACTGTAGGACTTGATACAAGTACAAGAAACTGGAGAGGTAGAATGTATAACTCTATTGGAACAGTTGATAGTACTTCATTAACTTCAACGGATACAAGAAATATTGCATTGTTTTCTTTATATAAAAAATCATTTGGTGCTTTAGACTTAGAAGTGGGAGCAAGATATGATGATACTAATATTGATGCAACAGATTCAAGTAAAACTGATAAAAACTATAATCAATTAAATGGACATGTTTTCTCTATTTATAATATAGATAAAGATACTAAAATTTTTGCAGGTGTAGGTAAATCTTCAAGAGTACCAGACGCAAGAGAATTATATTATGGTGCAACAAATAATGATTTAAATGCAACTAAAAACTATGAAGTTGATTTAGGTTTTGAAAAAACTATTGGGGATTTCAATATAAAGACAAAACTATTTTATTCAAGACTTGATGATTATATTTATAATACAGGAGTATTTGAAAATATTGATGCAAAAGTTTATGGTACAAGTGTTAGTGGTTTTTATTTAATAAATGATGATTTTACTCTTGATTATGGTTTAGCTTATCAAAGAGGGAAAAAAGATGGAAATTATGAAGATAAAGATTTAGCAGAGATTCCACCTTTAAAAATGAATTTGGCTTTAGTTTATGAAAGAGATACTTCGAAATTTACAACTGAAGTTGTAGCAGTAGATGATTGGAATAACTATGATAGTACTGCAAAAGAACAAGAGTTATCAGGATATGCTGTATTAAATATGAAATATGATAATCAATTCCATAAAAATTTTAATATCACTTTAGGAGTTGATAATCTATTTGATAAAACTTATGCTTCAACAAATACTTATCAAGATGTAAGATATGTTGAAACAGGAGGAGATAGAGTATTATTAAATGACCCAGGAAGATATTTTTACGTTAATTTAAAATATAGTTTCTAA
- the nth gene encoding endonuclease III, which yields MANLKKATKEEIQIIKEAFAEKYAGAVTELEYKNDYELLIAIILSAQCTDKRVNIITPALFEKYPDVFSLAEASLDDVKELLKTCSFFNNKAKNIIKMAQSVIENYGGDIPHNQKELIKLAGVGNKTANVFMIEFEGANLMAVDTHVFRVSHRLGLSYEKTVEKTEAELVKKLKDDLHIFHQAMVLFGRYTCKALNPDCNSCLFPHVCKTTKSFKPQ from the coding sequence TTGGCAAACTTAAAAAAAGCAACTAAAGAAGAGATACAAATAATAAAAGAGGCTTTTGCTGAAAAATATGCAGGTGCTGTAACAGAGTTAGAGTATAAAAATGATTATGAATTATTAATTGCAATTATCCTTTCTGCTCAATGTACAGATAAAAGAGTAAATATTATAACACCTGCACTTTTTGAAAAATATCCTGATGTTTTTTCTCTTGCTGAGGCTTCTTTAGATGATGTAAAAGAGTTACTTAAAACTTGTTCATTTTTTAATAATAAAGCAAAAAATATTATAAAAATGGCTCAAAGTGTTATTGAAAACTATGGAGGAGATATCCCTCACAATCAAAAAGAGCTTATCAAACTAGCAGGTGTTGGAAATAAAACTGCAAATGTATTTATGATTGAATTTGAGGGGGCAAATTTAATGGCTGTAGATACTCATGTATTTAGAGTTTCTCATAGACTTGGACTTTCATATGAAAAAACAGTTGAAAAAACAGAAGCAGAATTAGTAAAAAAATTAAAAGATGATTTACATATTTTTCATCAAGCAATGGTTCTTTTTGGAAGATATACTTGTAAAGCTTTAAACCCAGATTGTAATTCATGTCTTTTCCCTCATGTATGTAAAACAACAAAATCTTTTAAACCTCAATAA
- a CDS encoding DJ-1/PfpI family protein, producing MNIGIYIYDNAEVLDFSGPYEVFSVANRFLKEKHNLFFISEKDEVVKARGEYKVLSDYTIKSHPKLDVLIVVGGVHTAELEKQNVIDWIFQQTKTAKLIASVCTGIFLLAKAKVVINHSVTTHWEDIEDLKNSFPALKVKENIRWVDEGDIVSSAGISAGIDMSLHLVSKLYNEKLALKTAKQMQFDWKKN from the coding sequence ATGAATATTGGAATTTACATTTACGATAATGCTGAAGTTTTAGATTTTTCTGGACCCTATGAAGTCTTTTCAGTAGCTAATAGATTTTTAAAAGAGAAACATAATCTATTTTTTATTTCTGAAAAAGATGAAGTAGTAAAAGCAAGAGGTGAGTATAAAGTATTAAGTGATTATACAATTAAGTCTCATCCTAAGCTTGATGTTTTAATTGTTGTAGGTGGTGTTCATACTGCTGAACTTGAAAAACAAAATGTAATTGATTGGATTTTTCAACAAACAAAAACAGCAAAACTTATTGCTTCTGTATGTACAGGTATTTTTTTATTAGCAAAAGCAAAAGTAGTGATAAATCATAGTGTAACTACTCACTGGGAAGATATTGAAGATTTAAAAAATAGTTTTCCAGCTTTAAAAGTAAAAGAGAATATAAGATGGGTTGATGAAGGAGATATTGTAAGTTCAGCTGGAATCTCAGCTGGAATTGATATGAGTTTACATCTTGTTTCAAAACTTTATAATGAAAAATTAGCCCTAAAAACAGCAAAACAGATGCAATTTGATTGGAAAAAAAACTAG
- the uvrB gene encoding excinuclease ABC subunit UvrB: MTQFKVNSEYEPAGDQPKAIEDISNSILSGNKYTTLEGVTGSGKTYTMAKVIEKTQKPTLIMTHNKTLAAQLYSEFRQFFPNNHVEYFISYYDYYQPEAYIPRTDLFIEKDSSINSELERLRLSATASLLSFDDVIVIASVSANYGLGNPHEYKAMVQRIEVGFEYSQREFLLKLVEMGYKRNDSFFDRADFRVNGDVIDIYPAYFEDEYIRVEFFGDEVESITKHEYLTNEKTKELEEAIIYSVNPFVVTSENLGKAVKQIEEELDERLDYFTKEQKLVEYQRLKQRVEFDLEMIEGTGMCKGIENYARHLTGLKPGETPYSLMDYFEQIGKDFLLIVDESHVSLPQFRGMHAADRSRKEVLVDYGFRLPSALDNRPLKFDEFINKAPSYLFVSATPADLELEKSEVVAKQIIRPTGLLDPVIQIEDSEYQVEKLHDEIKKIVAKNERVLVTVLTKKMAEELTSYYLDLGIKVKYMHSDIDAIERNQIIRELRMGEFDVLVGINLLREGLDIPETSLVAILDADKEGFLRSRTSLVQTMGRAARNQNGRVILFAKKITDSMKYAIDLTNERRALQEAFNKEHGITPKTTKRAIDENLKLEEYDDVAWKKQKLEKMPAAERKKILIELNKKMQKAAKDLNFEEAIRLRDEIEKLKKA; the protein is encoded by the coding sequence ATATGAACCAGCAGGAGACCAACCTAAAGCAATTGAAGATATAAGTAACTCTATTTTATCTGGAAATAAATATACAACTTTAGAAGGAGTTACTGGTTCTGGTAAAACTTATACTATGGCTAAGGTTATAGAGAAAACACAAAAGCCAACACTTATTATGACTCATAATAAAACCTTAGCAGCCCAGCTTTATTCTGAATTTAGACAATTTTTTCCAAATAATCATGTGGAGTATTTTATATCTTATTATGATTATTATCAACCAGAAGCATATATACCTAGAACAGACCTTTTTATAGAAAAAGACTCTTCAATTAATAGTGAACTTGAAAGATTAAGACTTAGTGCTACTGCTTCTTTACTTAGTTTTGATGATGTAATTGTTATTGCTTCTGTTTCAGCTAACTATGGTTTAGGGAATCCCCATGAATATAAAGCAATGGTTCAAAGAATTGAAGTTGGTTTTGAATACTCTCAAAGAGAATTTTTACTTAAACTTGTAGAGATGGGATATAAAAGAAACGACTCTTTTTTTGATAGGGCTGATTTTAGAGTAAATGGGGATGTAATTGATATTTATCCTGCATATTTTGAAGATGAGTATATTCGTGTTGAATTTTTTGGAGATGAAGTTGAATCAATCACTAAACATGAATATTTAACAAATGAAAAAACAAAAGAGCTAGAAGAAGCAATTATCTATTCTGTTAACCCTTTCGTTGTTACAAGTGAGAATTTAGGAAAAGCTGTAAAACAGATTGAAGAAGAGTTAGATGAAAGACTTGACTATTTTACAAAAGAACAAAAGTTAGTAGAGTACCAAAGATTAAAACAAAGAGTTGAGTTTGATTTGGAGATGATTGAGGGAACTGGTATGTGTAAGGGTATTGAGAACTATGCCAGACATTTAACTGGACTAAAACCAGGAGAGACTCCTTACTCTTTAATGGATTATTTTGAACAAATAGGAAAAGATTTCTTACTAATTGTTGATGAATCTCATGTTTCACTTCCTCAATTTAGAGGGATGCATGCTGCGGATAGAAGTAGAAAAGAAGTACTTGTTGATTATGGCTTTAGATTACCAAGTGCTTTAGATAATAGACCTTTAAAATTTGATGAGTTTATAAATAAAGCTCCTTCTTATCTTTTTGTAAGTGCAACACCAGCAGATTTAGAGTTAGAAAAGAGTGAAGTAGTTGCTAAACAAATTATTCGTCCAACAGGACTTCTTGATCCAGTTATTCAAATTGAAGATAGTGAATACCAAGTAGAAAAACTTCATGATGAGATAAAAAAAATAGTTGCCAAAAATGAGAGAGTTTTAGTAACAGTTCTAACAAAAAAGATGGCAGAAGAACTTACTTCTTATTATTTAGATTTAGGAATTAAAGTTAAATATATGCACTCTGATATTGATGCAATTGAGAGAAATCAAATAATACGAGAGCTTAGAATGGGAGAGTTTGATGTTCTTGTTGGAATTAACTTACTTAGAGAGGGACTTGATATTCCAGAGACTTCTTTAGTTGCGATATTAGATGCAGATAAAGAAGGTTTTCTAAGAAGTAGAACTTCTTTAGTTCAAACTATGGGAAGAGCTGCAAGAAACCAAAATGGAAGAGTGATTTTATTTGCTAAAAAGATTACTGATTCAATGAAATATGCAATTGATTTAACAAATGAGAGAAGAGCTTTACAAGAGGCATTTAATAAAGAGCATGGAATAACTCCAAAAACAACTAAAAGAGCAATTGATGAAAATTTAAAACTTGAAGAGTATGATGATGTTGCGTGGAAAAAACAAAAGCTTGAAAAAATGCCAGCAGCAGAGAGAAAAAAGATATTAATTGAGTTAAATAAGAAGATGCAAAAAGCAGCAAAAGATTTAAACTTTGAAGAAGCAATTAGACTTCGAGATGAGATTGAAAAACTAAAGAAGGCTTAA